One window of the Halictus rubicundus isolate RS-2024b chromosome 6, iyHalRubi1_principal, whole genome shotgun sequence genome contains the following:
- the LOC143355314 gene encoding leucine-rich melanocyte differentiation-associated protein, protein MAERGRQDFNRSALTVRCGRACYTGQCAEKIPEGLVGVVGYDCTSLDLSYNELTSITAVKHFDRLQVLILDNNKLRDLRTLPQMPTLTTLSLNNNKISHIDGVLKRIQECCPNLVYVSLLGNPGCPDQLTNPSTDEEDYNRYRLYAIYVLPPSLRFLDSRPVTRQEKIDAEIRGKFSRTIKLVPELTSKFVSNSMDEIDDIFFNIHYTPLPSSTRDPHDHKGAFGKCKYRYSGKNSEGNRFISNNDL, encoded by the exons ATGGCGGAACGAGGACGACAAGATTTCAACAGGAGCGCGCTAACCGTGCGGTGCGGGCGG GCATGTTACACGGGTCAATGCGCCGAAAAGATCCCTGAGGGCTTGGTGGGTGTTGTCGGTTACGATTGCACGAGCTTAGATCTTTCCTACAACGAGCTAACCTCAATCACCGCTGTCAAACACTTCGACAGGCTACAGGTGTTGATACTGGACAACAATAAACTTCGGGATCTGAGAACACTGCCTCAAATGCCGACATTGACTACACTCAGCCTAAATAACAACAAG ATATCTCACATTGACGGCGTATTAAAAAGAATACAAGAATGTTGTCCGAACTTGGTCTATGTGAGCCTGTTGGGCAATCCAGGATGTCCAGATCAGCTGACCAATCCATCTACCGATGAAGAGGATTACAATCGGTACAGATTATACGCGATATACGTGTTGCCTCCAAGTCTTCGATTTCTCGATTCGCGCCCGGTAACGCGCCAAGAGAAAATCGATGCTGAAATTCGAGGGAAATTCTCGAGGACTATAAAACTTGTCCCCGAATTGACGTCGAAATTCGTATCGAACTCGATGGACGAGATCGACGATATATTCTTCAACATTCATTACACTCCTCTTCCATCGTCGACTCGGGATCCCCATGATCACAAAG GTGCTTTCGGAAAATGCAAGTACCGATACTCCGGCAAGAATTCCGAGGGAAATcgtttcatctccaacaacgaCCTCTGA
- the LOC143355319 gene encoding uncharacterized protein LOC143355319, which yields MGALIASPEAGDSLVNVTPQMKKYSAITDDHSKSFISTMSERDNVLHRSLIRSTNFNSVNGVNKREYEEALLMHNYACDKISNSTLREDCQFPYYRCSKYYSQCSDTVLVKDVGVSCTLLNQYSPDVPDSEAKNYLVKQLKREYNDLSNITNKITAYTKDILNHLSKKHQKNHGLVQNLVTSKHAIASQYVDSKGNLCLKLRLSSNTETQCSKHQIAEKPNNTAIEDKNVVEELNHEYSRKQIVDDTKHEKEVQTIFIGEKAATSTSSFLSQKTSSIYNYLTTRKKRSSNEMLKSSLISSYKNNNCKEHFKRSNPVVFTNWKEISKSRRLKNNVPPTTYNKSHETIEIKGTSTQSRSLNSRIHNILNTRFHTINIRIIKHTKKQA from the exons ATGGGTGCCCTTATTGCTTCTCCGGAAGCAGGAGATTCATTGGTTAACGTCACACCACAAATGAAGAAATATTCTGCTATAACCGATGATCACTCAAAAAGTTTTATTTCTACAATGTCAGAGAGGGATAATGTTCTTCATAGAAGTTTAATTCGTTCGACTAATTTCAATAGCGTTAATGGCGTAAATAAAAGGGAATACGAAGAAGCATTGCTGATGCATAATTACGCATGTGATAAGATTAGTAACTCTACACTTCGCGAGGATTGTCAGTTTCCTTATTATAG GTGTAGTAAATACTATAGCCAATGTTCGGATACAGTCTTGGTGAAGGATGTAGGTGTATCTTGCACGCTTTTAAATCAGTATAGTCCGGATGTGCCTGATTCAGaagcaaaaaattatttagttaAACAACTTAAAAGGGAATACAATGATCTATctaatattacaaataaaataactgCATACACCAAAGACATCTTAAATCATTTATCAAAGAAGCACCAAAAGAATCATGGGCTGGTCCAGAACTtg GTTACTTCAAAGCATGCAATAGCATCTCAGTATGTAGATAGCAAAGGTAATCTCTGTTTGAAGTTAAGACTCTCGAGTAATACTGAAACACAATGCAGTAAACATCAAATTGCTGAAAAACCTAATAACACAGCAATTGAAGACAAAAATGTTGTAGAAGaattgaaccatgaatatt CGAGAAAACAGATTGTTGACGATACTAAACATGAGAAGGAAGTTCAAACCATTTTTATTGGAGAAAAAGCGGCAACAAGTACATCAAGTTTTTTATCGCAAAAAACTTCttctatttataattatttaacgaCGAGGAAAAAGAGATCTTCAAATGAAATGTTAAAATCTTCATTAATAAGtagttataaaaataataattgtaaagaACATTTTAAAAGAAGCAATCCTGTTGTATTCACCAACTggaaagaaatttcaaaatccagacgattaaaaaataatgtaccACCCACCACGTATAATAAATCACACGAAACG ATCGAAATAAAAGGAACAAGTACCCAATCACGATCTCTCAACAGCAGAATTCACAATATATTAAATACAAGGTTTCATACCATTAATATACGAATTATAAAACATACTAAAAAGCAAGCATAG
- the LOC143355318 gene encoding uncharacterized protein LOC143355318, with protein MQKNKGKLPFLTNCNLVNPTVGSASVKIPQMTETKAKQSSGNSSKNVTKLKMSKIRGFQTASGKNMNIAEDALLKAKALFSDETFESCDGEPVLGESLPKCKDTAELKMSKVQGFQTASGKNMKITETALLKAKALFSDESLENCDNVPFSSLLDEPMQKCKDSVKFEMLKVQECQIAGNKNMNTTQEALLEAEALFSEETMENYDIDMQKDKDSVEFKIAKLQGFQTASGKNMNITEQALLKAKTLFSDEDLGSCDYVPCSPLLNESLCKRKDTVQFKVPKVQGFQTASGKNMKITEAALLKAKSLFSNEILENCDNVPSLHLLNEPVQKCEDSKKFKMVEVQESQIAANKNINTTQEALLEAEALFSEETMENYDISPSLNKSQQKHKDSAKFELPIVQGFQTASGKEMNITEEALLKAKTLFLDEELESYDSDPLLTKSLHKDKDSAKFKIAKIQGFQTASGKDMNITEEALLKAKTLFADDDLESYGSDTLLTKSLQKDRDSAKFKIPKIQGFQTASGKDMKITEEALLKAKTLFSDQTLQAYDNELLPEHKDSAKFDIPKVQGFHTASGKDTNITGEALLKAKDLLSEEAMEICEDNASLSKSLPKRKINDLDDASINRETMSNQFKKLRFSNEFQVQRNVCNYSKINNKKGNQEISSVSNVALPLDKTKDTNELVDANKQDIDMEINSLISNEIEESAAALVEDENSSEIFNQWISPASTTENNDATNVPLSPVIGGQFVTKKRKSAGARRKSTNAAKTKNSKIARIPNVKQLSDNCINSDVEKENLLLYQGSMNNEKRCDGTVVNDYGDTQLMLDFIDQTAGILEKRLQSALDQEEQIKLKETSKPKPTIGRLYSYRKINHNNRISWREVSKGGAPILCTYQELIQRKLPPEILDVSADNAVKYKFRCSDFYGQSIVQNNSEGIQLEDGACLILDENGYVGISEIKRSFLASPGVDPNLLPNGWLENHYRWIVWKLASIDRMKFASVVLPRALTPARVMMELKYRYDREIDRSQRPALRKILEKDDVASKRMVLCVSSITEYVNPVDNTVTSNDLKPPSKKLTLTDGWYSVQATVDHAMNENITRGKVKVGTKLITYGSELLHCEQGCSPLEVPENVCLKIHTNATRRARWDTKLGYATPSRPICTKLKCICLYGGLIGKIKVVVARVYPILYHEKTSSGESIFRNTRCEEKANAAYEKECRSLTEAFYENAEKYFSTERRKSNSTPDSIDLAAMEWIKDREKLSEGKFLSKQEQQQLINKCRMKEETIRQELKSRLKESLPPQRRVTPVLKIRIVEEETSAILSIWTPNEEVTDILKEGNCITVCNVTPSMKRGNDLQLTAGWNTLFSRINTSDKLYPQRTCTSLCDINKPNYAPAYGELDTVGIVVYIVNEPYGMKNFQATYLACPYTESQSFYISVLFWHGISAYGYAEILTIGSFIACSNLEWRRATSWSIPMTYCTDRSTFTQNPKQNHLQGPFDELKRLVTDTSSYVSKCAAEMSEEAQKKPTRHSDQFTPDKDHINKMLSNKNCNSSLQEISERSLLNNHSAKSAAIQKRLDRLQCYGEASNLSPIVLNSSKRVSLDFQSPVRTSHVKQSKAQVSLNAKFSANSR; from the exons ATGcaaaaaaataaaggaaaattgCCATTTCTTACAAATTGTAATTTAGTAAATCCTACTGTCGGTAGTGCTTCAGTAAAAATACCTCAAATGACTGAAACAAAAGCTAAGCAATCATCTGGTAATAGTTcaaaaaatgtaacaaaactgaaaatgtcaaaaatcagAGGATTTCAAACAGCAAGTGGTAAGAATATGAATATTGCAGAAGACGCATTACTCAAAGCAAAAGCATTATTTTCTGATGAGACGTTCGAAAGTTGTGACGGTGAACCAGTATTAGGCGAATCATTGCCGAAATGCAAAGATACTGCCGAATTAAAAATGTCAAAAGTACAAGGGTTTCAAACAGCAAGTGGTAAGAATATGAAAATTACAGAGACGGCTTTATTGAAAGCAAAAGCCTTATTTTCTGACGAGTCTTTGGAAAACTGTGATAACGTGCCTTTTTCATCATTATTAGATGAACCTATGCAGAAATGCAAAGATTCGGTAAAATTCGAAATGCTTAAAGTACAAGAATGTCAAATAGCAGGTAATAAGAATATGAATACTACACAGGAAGCTTTGTTGGAAGCAGAAGCATTATTTTCTGAAGAAACCATGGAAAATTATGACATTGACATGCAGAAAGACAAAGATTCGGTTGAATTTAAAATTGCTAAACTACAAGGGTTCCAAACAGCAAGTGGTAAAAATATGAACATTACAGAGCAAGCTTTACTGAAAGCAAAGACATTATTTTCGGATGAAGATTTGGGGAGTTGCGATTATGTACCTTGTTCTCCTTTGTTAAATGAATCCTTGTGCAAACGCAAGGATACAGTGCAGTTCAAAGTACCTAAAGTACAAGGGTTTCAAACAGCAAGCGGTAAGAATATGAAAATTACAGAGGCAGCTTTATTGAAAGCAAAATCCTTATTTTCTAACGAGATTTTGGAAAACTGCGATAATGTGCCttctttacatttattaaatgAACCTGTGCAGAAATGCGAAGattcaaaaaaattcaaaatggttgAAGTACAAGAATCTCAAATAGCAGCTAATAAGAATATAAATACTACACAGGAAGCTTTGTTGGAAGCAGAAGCATTATTTTCTGAAGAAACCATGGAAAATTATGACATTAGTCCTTCATTAAATAAATCACAACAGAAACACAAAGATTCAGCTAAATTTGAACTGCCTATAGTACAAGGGTTTCAAACAGCAAGTGGTAAAGAGATGAACATTACAGAGGAAGCGTTACTCAAAGCAAAAACATTATTTTTGGATGAAGAATTGGAAAGTTACGACAGCGATCCTTTATTAACCAAATCACTGCACAAAGACAAAGATTCAGCTAAATTTAAAATTGCTAAAATACAAGGGTTCCAAACAGCAAGTGGTAAAGATATGAACATAACAGAGGAAGCTTTACTGAAAGCGAAGACATTATTTGCGGATGACGATTTAGAAAGTTACGGTAGCGATACTTTATTAACCAAATCACTGCAGAAAGACAGAGATTCGGCTAAATTTAAAATTCCTAAAATACAAGGGTTCCAAACAGCAAGTGGTAAAGATATGAAAATTACAGAGGAAGCTTTGTTGAAAGCAAAAACATTATTTTCTGATCAAACTTTGCAAGCTTATGATAATGAACTTTTACCGGAACACAAAGATTCTGCTAAATTTGATATACCTAAAGTACAAGGGTTTCATACAGCAAGCGGTAAGGATACTAATATTACAGGAGAAGCTCTATTGAAAGCAAAAGACCTACTTTCTGAAGAAGCTATGGAAATTTGTGAAGATAATGCTTCTTTGTCCAAATCGCTGCCAAAACGCAAAATTAACGATTTGGATGATGCATCTATAAACAGAGAAACAATGTCCAATCAATTTAAAAAGTTGCGTTTCAGCAATGAATTCCAAGTACAGAGGAATGTATGTAATTATTCCAAGATTAATAACAAGAAAGGGAATCAGGAAATATCTTCAGTTTCAAATGTGGCATTGCCTTTAGACAAAACCAAAGACACTAATGAATTAGTGGATGCAAATAAGCAAGATATTGATATGGAGATAAATTCTTTAATTTCTAATGAAATCGAAGAAAGTGCAGCTGCACTTGTAGAAGATGAAAACAGTTCAGAGATTTTTAACCAGTGGATATCTCCTGCATCAACTACAGAGAATAATGATGCTACAAACGTGCCATTGAGCCCTGTAATAGGTGGACAATTTGTTACTAAAAAGAGAAAAAGTGCAGGCGCACGTCGGAAAAGTACAAATGCTGCAAAGACCAAAAATAGCAAAATTGCACGTATACCTAATGTAAAACAATTAAGTGATAATTGTATAAATTCAGatgtagaaaaagaaaatttattgttataccAAGGATCAATGAATAATGAAAAGAGGTGCGATGGAACTGTTGTCAATGATTATGGTGACACCCAATTAATGTTAGACTTTATAGACCAAACTGCTGGTATATTAGAAAAGCGTTTGCAATCGGCTTTAGATCAG GAAGAACAAATCAAGCTGAAAGAAACAAGCAAACCAAAGCCAACAATTGGTAGATTATATTCTTACAGGAAAATTAATCATAATAATCGTATATCTTGGAGAGAAGTTAGCAAGGGAGGTGCTCCAATACTATGTACTTATCAGGAG CTGATTCAACGAAAATTACCACCTGAAATTTTGGATGTATCAGCTGACAATgcagtaaaatataaatttcgatGTTCAGATTTCTATGG GCAAAGTATTGTACAGAATAATAGCGAAGGTATACAGCTGGAAGACGGAGCGTGTTTAATTCTAGATGAAAATGGCTATGTGGGAATATCAGAGATTAAAAGATCTTTTTTGGCAAGTCCAGGAGTGGATCCCAACTTACTTCCTAACGGATGGTTGGAAAATCATTATAGATGGATAGTGTGGAAGTTGGCATCAATAGATAGAATGAAATTCGCTTCTGTTGTTTTGCCAAG AGCATTGACTCCAGCAAGAGTGATGATGGAATTGAAATATCGTTACGACCGAGAAATCGATAGATCTCAGAGACCAGCTTTAAGaaaaattttagagaaagaTGACGTTGCGTCTAAAAGAATGGTTTTGTGCGTATCATCTATTACCGAG TATGTTAACCCTGTTGATAATACTGTAACTTCAAATGACTTGAAACCTCCTTCAAAGAAATTAACATTAACAGATGGATGGTACAGTGTTCAGGCCACTGTCGATCACGCGATGAACGAAAATATTACACGAGGTAAAGTGAAAGTAGGAACAAAACTGATTACATATGGATCGGAATTATTACATTGTGAACAAGGATGTTCACCTTTGGAA GTTCCAGAGAATGtctgtttaaaaattcataCGAACGCAACGAGAAGAGCAAGATGGGACACAAAACTAGGATACGCAACACCTTCAAGACCAATATGTACAAAGTTAAAATGTATTTGTCTGTATGGAGGtttaattggaaaaattaaGGTCGTAGTTGCAAGGGTGTACCCGATATTGTACCACGAAAAAACATCTTCCGGCGAATCTA tttttcgtAATACTAGATGCGAGGAGAAAGCTAACGCTGCTTATGAAAAAGAATGTCGATCACTGACAGAAGCATTCTATGAAAATgcagagaaatatttttctacagAAAGGAGAAAAAGTAACTCGACTCCAGATAGCATTGATCTGGCAGCAATGGAATGGATCAAAGATCGTGAAAAATTATCTGAAGGG aaatttctttcaaaacaaGAACAgcaacaattaataaataaatgtcgCATGAAGGAAGAAACAATAAGACAAGAATTGAAATCGCGATTGAAAGAAAGTTTGCCACCACAAAGGCGGGTTACACCTgttttaaaaattcgaatagTTGAGGAAGAAACAAGTGCCATTCTTTCGATTTGGACACCAAATGAAGAAGTCACTGATATTCTAAAAGAAGGAAATTGTATAACTGTTTGCAATGTCACGCCATCGATGAAAAG AGGAAATGATTTGCAATTAACCGCAGGCTGGAATACATTATTTAGTCGAATAAATACATCTGATAAACTTTATCCTCAGAGGACGTGTACGTCATTATGCGATATAAATAAGCCCAATTATGCTCCAGCTTATGGTGAGCTCGATACAGTTGGGATTGTTGTCTACATTGTGAATGAACCTTAT GGCATGAAAAATTTTCAAGCTACGTATCTTGCGTGTCCGTACACGGAGTCTCAATCCTTTTATATATCAGTATTATTCTGGCACGGAATTTCTGCTTATGGATATGCAGAAATTTTAACAATAGGATCATTTATTGCCTGCAGTAATTTAGAATGGCGACGGGCTACGTCGTGGAGTATACCGATGACATACTGTACTGATCGAAGTACCTTCACACAAAATCCTAAACAGAATCATCTGCAAGGGCCGTTCGATGAATTAAAACGTTTAGTCACG GACACCAGTTCGTATGTATCCAAATGTGCAGCAGAAATGTCAGAAGAAGCACAAAAGAAGCCAACCAGACATTCAGATCAATTTACTCCGGATAAAGAtcatataaataaaatgttgtctaacaaaaattgtaattcTTCGCTTCAAGAAATTTCAGAGAGAAGTTTATTGAATAATCATTCGGCGAAGTCTGCCGCTATACAAAAACGGCTAGATAGATTACAGTGCTACGGTGAAGCATCAAACTTGTCTCCAATTGTACTGAACAGTTCCAAACGAGTGTCATTAGATTTTCAATCTCCCGTTCGCACATCTCATGTGAAACAATCAAAAGCGCAAGTATCGTTAAATGCAAAGTTTTCTGCGAATTCCAGATGA
- the LOC143355312 gene encoding non-homologous end-joining factor 1 isoform X2: MTEKITSSQYTQERKWDYVKIDDNVYMFSVTQRNDGIEVLLTNLCEIWMETLSDVIILKRCKELNPLLNIDAFNYKDIVASILNNLHKHIDEASVEQIKLRIQLEGGSLKFILNLLKGTPQELWNLITKPLCISFMELNRQHKILLDLIKKKDVEIAEYRAQGVELTRQNIKTEVFREEQLKMHIPVPDMNMYINLLQDSEHFYNKLDLQKESVVHIGSTSEASNSGRMEEPEECSNVSKKDSLRVLYATSTKSKGRIQKDPTKKLNKGLKSFIS, translated from the exons atgacggaaaaaattacttctagTCAATATACACAAGAAAGAAAGTGGGATTATGTTAAAATAGATGACAATGTTTACATGTTTTCTGTCACACAGAGGAATGATGGGATCGAAGTTTTATTAACCAATTTATGTGAGATATGGATGGAAACATTGTCAGACGTGATTATtttaaaaagatgcaag GAACTAAATCCACTTTTAAATATCGATGCTTTTAATTATAAAGATATCGTGGcaagtattttaaataatttacatAAGCATATTGATGAAGCCTCTGTTGAACAAATAAAGCTACGAATTCAGTTAGAGGGAGGATcgttgaaatttattttaaatctaTTAAAAGGAACTCCGCAAGAACTTTGGAATCTGATAACTAAACCTTTGTGTATATCATTCATGGAATTAAATCGTCAACACAAAATTCTTTTAGATTTGATCAAAAAGAAGGATGTGGAAATTGCTGAATACAGAGCCCAAGGTGTTGAATTAACAAGAC AGAATATTAAAACAGAAGTTTTTAGAGAAGAACAACTGAAGATGCATATCCCAGTTCCCGATATGAACATGTACATAAATTTGCTCCAAGAtagtgaacatttttataacaaacTCGATTTGCAGAAAGAGAGTGTAGTACATATAGGATCCACAAG TGAGGCAAGTAACAGTGGTAGGATGGAAGAACCAGAAGAGTGTAGTAATGTGTCTAAGAAGGATAGCTTAAGAGTCCTGTATGCAACATCTACAAAATCTAAAGGCAGAATTCAAAAAGAT CCcactaaaaaattaaacaaaggtTTAAAGAGTTTTATATCGTAG
- the LOC143355312 gene encoding non-homologous end-joining factor 1 isoform X1: protein MTEKITSSQYTQERKWDYVKIDDNVYMFSVTQRNDGIEVLLTNLCEIWMETLSDVIILKRCKELNPLLNIDAFNYKDIVASILNNLHKHIDEASVEQIKLRIQLEGGSLKFILNLLKGTPQELWNLITKPLCISFMELNRQHKILLDLIKKKDVEIAEYRAQGVELTRQNIKTEVFREEQLKMHIPVPDMNMYINLLQDSEHFYNKLDLQKESVVHIGSTSEASNSGRMEEPEECSNVSKKDSLRVLYATSTKSKGRIQKDVNKSKVGIINMMLKKPTKKLNKGLKSFIS, encoded by the exons atgacggaaaaaattacttctagTCAATATACACAAGAAAGAAAGTGGGATTATGTTAAAATAGATGACAATGTTTACATGTTTTCTGTCACACAGAGGAATGATGGGATCGAAGTTTTATTAACCAATTTATGTGAGATATGGATGGAAACATTGTCAGACGTGATTATtttaaaaagatgcaag GAACTAAATCCACTTTTAAATATCGATGCTTTTAATTATAAAGATATCGTGGcaagtattttaaataatttacatAAGCATATTGATGAAGCCTCTGTTGAACAAATAAAGCTACGAATTCAGTTAGAGGGAGGATcgttgaaatttattttaaatctaTTAAAAGGAACTCCGCAAGAACTTTGGAATCTGATAACTAAACCTTTGTGTATATCATTCATGGAATTAAATCGTCAACACAAAATTCTTTTAGATTTGATCAAAAAGAAGGATGTGGAAATTGCTGAATACAGAGCCCAAGGTGTTGAATTAACAAGAC AGAATATTAAAACAGAAGTTTTTAGAGAAGAACAACTGAAGATGCATATCCCAGTTCCCGATATGAACATGTACATAAATTTGCTCCAAGAtagtgaacatttttataacaaacTCGATTTGCAGAAAGAGAGTGTAGTACATATAGGATCCACAAG TGAGGCAAGTAACAGTGGTAGGATGGAAGAACCAGAAGAGTGTAGTAATGTGTCTAAGAAGGATAGCTTAAGAGTCCTGTATGCAACATCTACAAAATCTAAAGGCAGAATTCAAAAAGATGTAAATAAAAGTAAAGTAGGAATTATAAACATGATGCTTAAGAAGCCcactaaaaaattaaacaaaggtTTAAAGAGTTTTATATCGTAG